Within Haloferax volcanii DS2, the genomic segment TATACACCCAGCAGCACTGGTGGTGGTGAAACATCCTCATCTCAGTCCGAATGGGAACGTCGCGATGTCGACGGCTGCATCGAATTAATCGGGCAAGATGGCTACCGGATGGCTAACAAGCCGGAGAAAACGGTCGAGGTCGTTCGTTTGGATGCTGAGGTCCGCGTCAGTAAAGAGATGTCAAAAGTAATAGAGGGAGAGATTGTTGTTAGCGTTCGAGACCGAATGGAGATTCGATCCCACGTTGAACGGCAACTCTTCGACATGGGTGAGGCAGAGGTAGTCGTGAAAGCGAACAAGTGGAAAGATCACCTCGCACGTGAGATTGAGAGGCGTGGGGACACGTTCGAGGAATTCAAGCAGCGGATAGAACAAACCGGAATCGAACCGAAAGGAGATGGTGCATACCGAAATTGGTACCACGGAACGATTACAATGCCAAAAGCACGAGACTCGCTCTACTATATTACTGAAGCATACGATCTCGATGAAGTTCAGGGAGAGCTGGAAGTGTGCTGGACAGCAAATCGGACGATCCGACGTGTGAAAAACGCCCTCATCAACAAGTGGCTTGACCAAGCTCAAGCCGACCTTCTATCTAAAGCAGCTGACGTCGACGACCTCATCGATAATGATTTCGATCTCGACATTCGCCTATCCGACTTCGAGAAAGTCGATGACGAGGGTGAAGACCTAGTACTAGTTCATCAAATTAAGGAAATCAGACACGGCGTCACCGTTCCCCACAGTTATCTGGGTACTTGGCGAACACCGTAAACGACGTGGTATTCTGGGGTGACGGTACTCGGTGTCTGTTGATTTAGTGTCCTCATCTGCTCGCATACGTTTAAGTCGATTCGATTAATTGACTATGTATTCACATGTCACGCGATGTCCCAGGACGTGACGCTCCGAGGTATACGCGGCCGCCCAATGACGCCTATGAACCGGATTCAAACGTAGAGTACGTCCGCCGCCAGCTCGTGAACAACGTCCTGACGGCGGATCTCGAAGACCGAATCACCGGCCGAGGAGAGCAACACGAGGTCTTATACGGAGCTCGTCCACAAGACCAATTCTTCGCCGGTGCGCTACCTTCGCAATTCAAATACCGAGAAGCAAAAGCAAACGAGGAATCCTACGGAAACGTTGCTAAGCAGGTCTCGCCGTTCAAAGTCGGCGTTACGTTCCGACTTCCCCGCCACATTTCTGACGATGTAGAACTCACAGTACGACCGGATGCATTCGCCTTTCAGAGACAGCTCCCGACGTTCGAGGAACAGCAGCGCGAGCACAACGACAACACCGACGCATCAGTGCTCGATCAAGATCGAGAAACCTCAGACGAGTCAGAAAACGAGTCAGATGCCAACGCCGGCAGTTCACAGGGAACGACGGATCTCTTGCGAACGTACAAGCGATTAGATCCGGAATGGTCGTCGACATCCGTCACAGGTGAGGAAATTAACGAACAGGTAGGGTGCGATGAGCCACTCACTCTGGACTTAGATCTTTCAATCCTCTACGAGAAGGCGTACGCTGTCGACCGTCGCTTCTGTGAACGTACGGACGGAGTGAGCGAAAATGAAGCGTCGATGCTCTCGGACGAGACACTATCGTCGGAGTCCGAGTTCGAGAATCATGTCTCAGCTGCGTACGACGGCCAAGAACTCACTCCTCTTTGGGACGCCCGGCTGGAGCTCGACGTTAGACCTGATGACGATGACGAGTTCCTTTTACTCACAGCCCGGTTGATTAATACTCACGGTGAAGAGTACAACCCCGACGACGAGGAGTATCAAGAACAGAACGATCCGGGTTACGAAGACTGGCGTTCGACTTTCTTCGATGTCGAAGTCGCAGTTACCGTCGACGGAGCGCCTCTGAAGGTCTTCGATTCGAACGAAATTGAAGACAAGTACCAGTACGACGGTCGAATCTTTGCCGTTGGTGAAAACGCGGCGACGGAACCGATATTTCCAGCCCATACTGACAAGACTGGACCTAATCGTGAACTGTACAGTGAACAGCCAGCGAACGACGACCCAGTCGGTGTACGAACGGAAATGGTTCCGCTGTACGAACAATCGCGCTACCTATCACGGAATCCCGACGACATCGCAGCCCCAATGGACGTTCTCGCCGGCGATGAAAGCGATGAGTCCATGTTCGACTGCTTAGAAGCGCTTGCAGCAGGCATGGAAGACGCCGTAGCTGACTATCGGGAGATCAAGTCCGAGATGGTCTCCGGGAAATCAAGCGAAGCGGCGGCGGAATTCGACAAAGCAGTTGCCGGATTTGAGGCCGACCATGAGCGAGTGTTAGCTGGTATCGAGTGTCTAAAGCAGGATCCGCGTGCGCGTCGCGCGTTCAAATACATGAACGAATCGTTCCAGGAGATGGGCTTCGATAAGTGGCGCACCTTTCAGATCGTCTTCATTCTGATGACGATTCCGGATATGCTCAAACAAGCAGACGAAGCCGGATCGGAAGTGAGCGTCTCTTGGGACAACGAAATACTCGAGACCCAGTTGGATGTCGCTGACGTCGTCTATTTCCCGACGGGTGGCGGGAAAACGGAAGCGTATCTGGGGCTCGTCACGTTCACTGCGTTTCACGACCGGATGCGTGGAAAGACTCATGGAATGACTGCCTTTACGAAGTTCCCACTTCGGTTTTTGAGTTTGCAGCAGCTCCAGCGGATCGCAAACGTCCTTGCCAAGGCAGAAGAGATCCGCCGCCGAGAAAATCTGGGCGGCGACGAGTTCTCAGTCGGATACTTGGTTGGTTCCGGCAACACCCCAAACACGCTCCGAGCTGGGAAATACACGAACAACATCCGGAAAGCACAGGAAGACGAAGAATTCCAGAAGTCGGTCAAGTACGTCACTACGTGCCCGTTCTGCGGCGAGAAGGAGGTGTCTATAGATGGGGACCTCGAACAGGGTCGCATCATACACCAGTGTGAGAATCCGGAATGTGATGAAGTCAAACGAAACGGCGGAGAGCCAGCCCCGCTTCCAGTATACGTTACTGACAGAGAGATTTACCGCTACACGCCGACGTTCGTTGTCTCGACCATCGACAAGATCTCCATCGTCGGTATGCAACGCCGTATGCGGGCCGTTCTCTTCGGACGAACGTCTCTTAAATGCGCCAAACACGGGTACTCTGGTGAGAATCGATGTATTGCTGACACCGGCATTCTAAACGAGGCTGGCCAGTGCGATGAGGACGATTGGGAAGAGGTTGACCCCGTCGACCCACCTAGCCTTCTTATTCAAGACGAGTTACACCTCCTCCGCGAAGAATTTGGTTCATTTGACTCTCACTACGAAACGCTTATTCAGCATCTGAACCGTGCGTTTTCAGACGACACGTGGCACACAAAAATAGTCGCCGCGACGGCGACTATCAAGGGTGCCGAGCAGCAGGTAGAAGCGCTATACATGAAGGACACGAACGTCTTTCCATCACCCAGTCCGCGGTTAAAGCAATCTTTCTACGCGTACGCTCACCCGACGCGCATTCAGCGACGGATGCTCGGGGCACTTCCACGGACGCTCTCTCGGACCTACGCGATCGAAAAAATCCACGAGGAGTATGCGCGTGCAATTCAAGAGTACCGCGCCGCTCCTGAGACGCTCTACGATGCACTAACGCAGGTGTCTGACGAGTACACACTGGAGCAGGCTGAACTCCCTTCAGACCCCACATCGCTTGAAGCGGTTATAGACGACATTCTTGACGACTATGAAACGCAGGTCTCGTACCACTATTCACGCGACAACACCGACCTGATGAAGCGGGTTCTTCGGACGATGATCAACGTCCATCTTTCTGACGACGGCGAACCATATTATCCCTTGAACGGCCAACTCATGACTGGTCAAACGCCCCTCGAAGACGTCAGCTCTGTCTTAGAGATCCTCGAGAATCTCGATGAACTAGATAGCCCAGCAGACGCAGTTCACATGCTCATCGCAACCTCGATGATCAGTCACGGAGTGGACGTCGATGCGTTGGACTTCATCGGTTTCTTCGGCCTTCCGCGGAACACGGCCGAGTACATTCAGTCGTATTCACGCGTTGGGCGCAAGTGGCCAGGGACTGTGTTCCTACTCTTCGATCCGATGCGGACCCGCGATCGGTCCTACTACCGTCACTTCCAGTATCATCAGGAGTATCAGGACCTCTTAGTCGAAGCGACACCCCTAGAGAGATGGGCAGAGTACGCGATTAAGTGTACGATGCCCGGGGTCGTCTGTTCAATATTGATCCAATATTACGACGAGATCCTCGCCGGCAAAACGAGCATCCGATTGTACGATGGGGAGGGAGTTCAACAGGCCGTCACCAACGGTCATCTCAAATACGACGAAGTGCTTTCGCTGGTTCGCTCTGCTTACGGCGTAGATGGACAGCCATCAGATGGCTCAGAAAGTTCACGGAGCGGCGTCGAGCTCTACCGCCGACAGATCAACGCTAGATTTGACGAGATCTGGGACGCACTAATCGACCCAAACAACCTCATCGAACGACAACGCGCAAGGGATCCAGATACCGACGAGTCGAACTTCCTTACTGACGTCTTGAGACGGGGTGGCCAACGAACACCGATGCGCAACCTTCGCGACATCGACGATCAACTATCTATCGGCCCAGACACAGACACGTCGCTCATCATCAACGGGTACCGCGGATGAGTACACGCAACCGAGCACAGACGGCACTAATGCAGCTTACGACGACCCACCAATTTATGACCCAGACTCGACCACGACACCGAGGTGAACGGCAATGACCGACGACGGACTCGTTATGGAACGAGGCCGGGCACAAGTGATGTATTCCTACGGCGAGGGGAACGTCGTCGATATGGGGGATTTAGGGGTCACTGCTGAAGTGCGACCTTGGCGGAACTCCTACGAGATTGAAGACATCGACAAAGAACGGATCGTAACCGAAGTACAAAATCGCGCAAGAAGACATCTGAACCGAACCACAGGGAAAGTTTGGGAAGATCTCACTGTCGAGAACGTCGACATTTATCAACCATTCCGAGGTATAGAAACCCGGCTCTTCCCGACGGTGTTCTACTGTGAAGACTGTAAAAAAGTACACAGTAGCGATCGTGCTAAGCCACAAATGCTCCCAGACGATGGGAAGTGTACGGCCTGTGATGGACAGTTGACCCAATTGGCGTTCGTCAACGTCTGTCGATGCGGTGAACTCAAGGACCCAAGTCCAGCACGTGGGTGTCAGAAGGACGGCCATGGTTACTCGAACTACCGCTTGCAAAAGACATCGAGCGGCCCAGCAACGTGGCGGTTCAGGTGTCAAGTCAACGGATGCGGGGAATCGATGGGTGGGAT encodes:
- a CDS encoding helicase-related protein, whose protein sequence is MSRDVPGRDAPRYTRPPNDAYEPDSNVEYVRRQLVNNVLTADLEDRITGRGEQHEVLYGARPQDQFFAGALPSQFKYREAKANEESYGNVAKQVSPFKVGVTFRLPRHISDDVELTVRPDAFAFQRQLPTFEEQQREHNDNTDASVLDQDRETSDESENESDANAGSSQGTTDLLRTYKRLDPEWSSTSVTGEEINEQVGCDEPLTLDLDLSILYEKAYAVDRRFCERTDGVSENEASMLSDETLSSESEFENHVSAAYDGQELTPLWDARLELDVRPDDDDEFLLLTARLINTHGEEYNPDDEEYQEQNDPGYEDWRSTFFDVEVAVTVDGAPLKVFDSNEIEDKYQYDGRIFAVGENAATEPIFPAHTDKTGPNRELYSEQPANDDPVGVRTEMVPLYEQSRYLSRNPDDIAAPMDVLAGDESDESMFDCLEALAAGMEDAVADYREIKSEMVSGKSSEAAAEFDKAVAGFEADHERVLAGIECLKQDPRARRAFKYMNESFQEMGFDKWRTFQIVFILMTIPDMLKQADEAGSEVSVSWDNEILETQLDVADVVYFPTGGGKTEAYLGLVTFTAFHDRMRGKTHGMTAFTKFPLRFLSLQQLQRIANVLAKAEEIRRRENLGGDEFSVGYLVGSGNTPNTLRAGKYTNNIRKAQEDEEFQKSVKYVTTCPFCGEKEVSIDGDLEQGRIIHQCENPECDEVKRNGGEPAPLPVYVTDREIYRYTPTFVVSTIDKISIVGMQRRMRAVLFGRTSLKCAKHGYSGENRCIADTGILNEAGQCDEDDWEEVDPVDPPSLLIQDELHLLREEFGSFDSHYETLIQHLNRAFSDDTWHTKIVAATATIKGAEQQVEALYMKDTNVFPSPSPRLKQSFYAYAHPTRIQRRMLGALPRTLSRTYAIEKIHEEYARAIQEYRAAPETLYDALTQVSDEYTLEQAELPSDPTSLEAVIDDILDDYETQVSYHYSRDNTDLMKRVLRTMINVHLSDDGEPYYPLNGQLMTGQTPLEDVSSVLEILENLDELDSPADAVHMLIATSMISHGVDVDALDFIGFFGLPRNTAEYIQSYSRVGRKWPGTVFLLFDPMRTRDRSYYRHFQYHQEYQDLLVEATPLERWAEYAIKCTMPGVVCSILIQYYDEILAGKTSIRLYDGEGVQQAVTNGHLKYDEVLSLVRSAYGVDGQPSDGSESSRSGVELYRRQINARFDEIWDALIDPNNLIERQRARDPDTDESNFLTDVLRRGGQRTPMRNLRDIDDQLSIGPDTDTSLIINGYRG